DNA from Pseudophryne corroboree isolate aPseCor3 chromosome 7, aPseCor3.hap2, whole genome shotgun sequence:
ACTTGTAATTGGTGAACATCTAGTGCAGCCGTAGCAAGCTGTAACCAGGGTAATGCACTGGAGGATCTGAAGATTTTCCCCGCCATTGGCTGCTAGGAAATGTTAATTAAAGGAGAGAATTTACTGCTGAGTTGCAAGCCGAGCATGGAGAATTTATTGGCATGTATGTTATACTGTAGATAGCCGGCACAGCTAGAGGCAGTTTACACCCTGTTACAATACATGCGAATGGGTTTTATTAAAATGAGCGAGCTCCTGCAGTTATGGTCACAAAGCGTTTTCCAGTGGAGTCCATCCTTCTTGTTGAGTTGGGCATCATAGCAGGAATCGTACCACCAGCCACCTCCATGTTCATCAGCACAATTTTTATTATACAGCCGATCATTGTCCTTATCATAGGTGGAGAACCTCATATTATCATGTAGATTTTTCAGGGCACCTGAAGACAAGGAGTCACCAGCATCTCCATCATATATCCCGAGCCTCACCCGGTAGTTGTCAGTAGCATTTGTCAAATGGAAGCTGTCATAGTCCGCGTGTCTGGTCTTGTTTTGGGGATCAACTAGGAGGAACCTGACTTTATTCCACTTCTGAGCAGTCAGTAAATGAATATAATGGTTACCAAGATAGTGATCTTGTTCAATGTTCCCAAAGCCATATTCATAGGCTGTGTAAGATTCACTCCATGTAATTAAAGTGTCATATCTGTTTCTCTGAATGACCGTCCATCCCCCACAATCATACATGTGGCATTGAACCACCAGATAGGGGGAGCCATCTGGACGAATCACATAAACACCATTTTTCCTGTGTCCCAACTGGTAAAGTTCATCGCAGTCCCTGGTGAAAAAGACTGAAAAAACATGTGTTTGTAATAAATGAAATCCCGCCTAAGATACAGTATATGTCCAGATATAATTAAATATGGTATTTGAATTCAGTGTTCAGCTATACCCTGCAGCTCTGCTTTAAGTATGTTTTAGAGAATACAGTTCTTTAAACTCTTCATCCAAAAGCAAATTGCAACATACAGTACTTGGCTCCTATTTTTCTCTAATTCACATAAAGTACTTCTGTAAACTCTCATATCATAcgttcatagggggtaattcagagttgatcgcagcagcaaattttttagcagttgggcaaaaccaggtgcactgtaggggggggggggggggggcagatataacatgtacagagagagttagatttgggtgtggtgtgttcaaactgaaatctaaattgcagtgtaaaaataaagcagccagtatttaccctgcacagaaacaaaataacccacccaaatctaactttctttgcacatgttatatctgccccctgcagtgcacatggttttgcccaactgctaacaaatttgctgctgcgatcaactctgaattacccccatagtatgaaCTAGGCTCATGTATCTGAAGTTATCCCAATGATCTCGTTTTGCAGGACAATATTATATAAGAAATATGGTGTACAAGACATTTATAAGCCTAAATGAATCTCTATTGATTACCAATGTTTCTGATGCTTCTCTCTGTTAAGGTTAATAGTGGTAAAAGTGATAGTGAATGGTTCGTAAAAAATATTTATTCCAAAATGGAGGTGGTATGAGCAGGTAACCTCTCATAGGCTTGAGTCAATTAAAGTTTACAAATTACTGTTTCATGGGTCGCTGCCTACTTCTTCGGAAATGTTAATGTGCTGATGTTAAAAATTACAGTGCTTGTTGTCTGTCAGAATTAGGCAGCCAAACATTTCCTATTTGTTGTACTGAAACCGTATTAGGGGGGAATCaattgtttctcatacgtcctagaggatgctggggtccacttcagtaccatggggtatagacggttccgcaggagccatgggcactttaagactttttcagagtgtgaactggctcctccctctatgcccctcctccagacctcagtttagaaaatgtgcccaggcagactggatgcactccaggggagctctactaagtttctctgaaaagacttatgttaggtttttttattttcagggaggactgctggcaacagtctccctgcttcgtgggactgagggggcagaagtaggaaccaacttcctgaatagtttcatggcgctgcttctggctgacaggacaccattagctcctgaagggtactgaacactagctgcggctatgcgctcactcccacagcccgccgtcaccccccttacagagccagaagtcagaagacaggtgagtgtacagaagaggatcttcaatcatcgtgacggctaaaaggtaccacgcagcgggcgggaacgctgcgcgccatgctacccatcaaCATAGGCacagcagggcgctggggggggggggggtgccctgggcagcatgaacctactcaaaactggctaacaaggggacataagatgctgaggcacagtcctacccctgccagtataaaaaatggtaTTGAAAAGTtgtggggaaacgcgccattacgggggcggggcttcctcagtcagccagcacactgctcagcaccattttttctcctagcaagctggagagaagaacgctggttctcctccacttctgaaccaagtatcagggtgcaaaacgggggggggggcacagtataaattggtgctgtatggtgaatttgtcattataaaagcgctacaggtctgtgggcattttgtgttacacagggattatatcactagcgctgagttgtgaactggcaaaatcctttctgtgtccttctgacagattttaatgTGGGtccgtcccctataagtcccggagtgtctgtggtgtggttgtgcacgtgtgtgacatgtctgagactGAGCTCTTCccttgagggagccattttagggacacaggccctcattccgagttgttcgctcgttgccgagtttcgctatattgcgattagtcgcttactgcgcatgcgcaaggtttacagagcgcatgcgcttagttattttactcaaaagttaggtattttactcacggcataacgaggatttttcatcgttctggtgatcggagtgtgattgacaggaagtgggtgtttctgggcggaaacttgccgttttatgggagtgtgcgaaaaaacgctggcgtttctgggaaaaacgcgggagtgtctgaagaaacgggggagtgtctgggcgaacgctgggtgtgtttgtgacgtcaaaccaggaacgaaactgactgaactgatcgcaatgtaagagtaagtctggagctactcagaaactgccaagaattttctattcgcaaatctgctaatctttcgttcgcaattctgctatgctaagatacactcccagagggcggcggcctagcttgtgcaatgctgctaaaagcagctagcgagcgaacaactcggaatgagggccacagagttgtaatgtggtggcgctgccggcacaccacaagcctgaatgggtgaaagaattacgtgatagtgtgaatcatatcagtaagagattggataaatctgatgcagaaaactggagaaaatcagtggaagatgtgatttttcatagttctgccttttcatccacaggggacccctctgggtcacaccaGAGGCCATTTGCACAAAAAGTACAAACTGattccgacacggactctgattcctgtgtcgacactagtgattccaggggaatagatcctaaattggcaaaacgcattcaatatatgattgttgctataaaggaggtcttagaagttacggaagcccctcctttacctcaggagtaggcttatttttataaggaaaagaaaatgaATGTTACTTTCCctcctcacgagctaaatactctctttgagggagtttgggcaaaccttgaaaagaaatttcagattcccaaaagaattcaggttgcttatcccttcccggcagaggacaggaaaaggtgggagtcaccccccgttttagacagtgccctgtcacgattaactaaaaaCGTGATTCTCCCTGTgcatgggacggcttcactaaaggagccggcagaccgcaagttggagactacgttaaaatctatgtggccaatggtacgctactcagacccaccattgcttgtgcgtgggtgagtagtgctatcgaaaaatggtcagacaacttgtcatctgaaattgacacaatagatagagacgagatactcctaacgttaggtcatatcaaagacgctgcatacatgctagaagccatgaaagatattgggctcttgggttcaaaggccgataccatggcagtctcagctcggagggcgttgtggattcgcaaatggaatgctgacgcagattccaaaagaaatatggaggctctcccgtataaaggtgaggccttgcttggagatgggctggatgctttagtctctgcggctaccactggtaagtcgacattcttgccttatgctcctgcgccggtgaaaaagacacatcactctcagatgcagtcctttcggcccaacagatacaaaaagggtaaaggttcccctttctttgcaggtagagggaggggaagaggaaaaaagtccacagcgtccccaggatcacaggagcagaaatcaacccctgcttctgccaaatctgcagcatgacgctggggctcccttgcgggagtctgctcgggtgggagcacgtctgaaacttttcagtcagctctgggttcaatctggcctggacccatgggtcttgtaaatagtgtcccatggttacaaactggagtttcaagacgtcccaccatgccgatttttcaaatcgaccttgccagcttctctcccggacagagaagtagtaacagctgcaattcagaaattatttcaggatcaagtcattgtcctggtgcccttgtcacaacagggagaagggttttattcaagcctcttcatagttccgaagccggacgtctcggtcagaccaattttaaacctgaaatctctgaatctctacctgaaaaggttcaagtccaagatggaatctctgagggcagtgatttccagtctggaggaaggggacttcatggtgtcagtggacataaaagataccTACTTACATGATCCCATttatcctcatcaagcttatctgagattcgcagtagaaggattgccattaccagttccagacgttgccgttcggactctccacggcaccgagggtattcaccaaggtgatggcagagatgatggtccgccTTCGACAGCAAggcgtcaatataatcccttacctggacgatctcctgataaaagagatctagggaacggttggtgcagaacattgcactctccctgtccatactccaacaacacggttggatcatgaattttc
Protein-coding regions in this window:
- the LOC134944109 gene encoding fibrinogen-like protein 1-like protein, which codes for MAILLLRISDKLDEDKWDHVIFFTRDCDELYQLGHRKNGVYVIRPDGSPYLVVQCHMYDCGGWTVIQRNRYDTLITWSESYTAYEYGFGNIEQDHYLGNHYIHLLTAQKWNKVRFLLVDPQNKTRHADYDSFHLTNATDNYRVRLGIYDGDAGDSLSSGALKNLHDNMRFSTYDKDNDRLYNKNCADEHGGGWWYDSCYDAQLNKKDGLHWKTLCDHNCRSSLILIKPIRMYCNRV